The Carcharodon carcharias isolate sCarCar2 chromosome 23, sCarCar2.pri, whole genome shotgun sequence genome has a window encoding:
- the LOC121269092 gene encoding post-GPI attachment to proteins factor 3-like isoform X1 codes for MLIGALTVCCLLFVVCGLPAVCCSQGDREPYYRNCVWLCERQNCTGAGLRAFSKLQPFHMSATGWTCADDCKYNCMWATVGLYIKEGHNVPQFHGKWPFYRFLFFQEPASAVASMLNGLANYVMLGRYRAAVPFESPMYRTCISFAMVTLNAWVWSTVFHTRDTLLTEKMDYFCASSVVLYSIYLCCVRTLGLTHPWTSSLFGALLIILFACHIWYLTYVHFDYGYNMAANVLIGLINLLWWLSWCLWNRAHCPYVWKCMIVVVMLHGLALLELLDFPPLLWVFDAHAVWHFSTIPVPFLFYSFLIDDSLHLLNVKTE; via the exons ATGCTGATCGGAGCACTGACCGTTTGCTGCCTGTTGTTCGTTGTCTGCGGATTGCCCGCTGTCTGCTGCTCCCAGGGGGACCGGGAGCCCTATTACCGCAACTGTGTGTGGCTGTGCGAGCGGCAAAACTGTACCGGCGCCGGGCTCCGGGCCTTCAGCAAACTACAGCCTTTCCACATGAGCGCGACAG gcTGGACCTGTGCTGACGACTGTAAGTACAACTGTATGTGGGCAACAGTGGGACTGTACATTAAAGAAGGACACAACGTGCCTCAGTTTCACGGCAAG TGGCCCTTCTACCGATTCCTCTTTTTCCAGGAGCCTGCCTCAGCTGTTGCCTCCATGCTGAATGGATTGGCCAACTATGTCATGTTGGGCAGGTACCGGGCAGCTGTGCCTTTCGAGTCTCCTATGTACCGTACATGCATCTCCTTCGCCATG GTCACCCTTAATGCCTGGGTTTGGTCCACAGTCTTCCACACGCGTGACACCCTGCTAACTGAG AAAATGGATTACTTCTGTGCTTCATCAGTGGTGCTGTACTCCATCTACCTGTGCTGTGTCCG GACCCTGGGTTTGACTCACCCCTGGACATCCAGTCTTTTTGGGGCCCTACTCATCATATTGTTCGCCTGTCACATCTGGTACCTCACCTATGTGCATTTTGACTATGGGTACAACATGGCTGCCAACGTTTTGATAG GGTTGATTAACCTACTGTGGTGGCTCAGCTGGTGCCTGTGGAACCGAGCTCACTGCCCCTATGTGTGGAAGTGTATGATTGTTGTGGTAATGCTGCATGGACTGGCTTTACTTGAACTCCTGGACTTCCCTCCGTTGCTGTGGGTATTTGATGCTCACGCTGTCTGGCATTTCAGCACCATCCCTGTGCCATTCCTCTTTTACAG ctTTCTCATTGATGACAGCCTGCATCTTCTCAATGTGAAAACAGAATAA
- the LOC121269092 gene encoding post-GPI attachment to proteins factor 3-like isoform X4, producing MLIGALTVCCLLFVVCGLPAVCCSQGDREPYYRNCVWLCERQNCTGAGLRAFSKLQPFHMSATGWTCADDCKYNCMWATVGLYIKEGHNVPQFHGKWPFYRFLFFQEPASAVASMLNGLANYVMLGRYRAAVPFESPMYRTCISFAMVTLNAWVWSTVFHTRDTLLTEKMDYFCASSVVLYSIYLCCVRFLIDDSLHLLNVKTE from the exons ATGCTGATCGGAGCACTGACCGTTTGCTGCCTGTTGTTCGTTGTCTGCGGATTGCCCGCTGTCTGCTGCTCCCAGGGGGACCGGGAGCCCTATTACCGCAACTGTGTGTGGCTGTGCGAGCGGCAAAACTGTACCGGCGCCGGGCTCCGGGCCTTCAGCAAACTACAGCCTTTCCACATGAGCGCGACAG gcTGGACCTGTGCTGACGACTGTAAGTACAACTGTATGTGGGCAACAGTGGGACTGTACATTAAAGAAGGACACAACGTGCCTCAGTTTCACGGCAAG TGGCCCTTCTACCGATTCCTCTTTTTCCAGGAGCCTGCCTCAGCTGTTGCCTCCATGCTGAATGGATTGGCCAACTATGTCATGTTGGGCAGGTACCGGGCAGCTGTGCCTTTCGAGTCTCCTATGTACCGTACATGCATCTCCTTCGCCATG GTCACCCTTAATGCCTGGGTTTGGTCCACAGTCTTCCACACGCGTGACACCCTGCTAACTGAG AAAATGGATTACTTCTGTGCTTCATCAGTGGTGCTGTACTCCATCTACCTGTGCTGTGTCCG ctTTCTCATTGATGACAGCCTGCATCTTCTCAATGTGAAAACAGAATAA
- the LOC121269092 gene encoding post-GPI attachment to proteins factor 3-like isoform X2 — protein sequence MLIGALTVCCLLFVVCGLPAVCCSQGDREPYYRNCVWLCERQNCTGAGLRAFSKLQPFHMSATGWTCADDCKYNCMWATVGLYIKEGHNVPQFHGKWPFYRFLFFQEPASAVASMLNGLANYVMLGRYRAAVPFESPMYRTCISFAMVTLNAWVWSTVFHTRDTLLTEKMDYFCASSVVLYSIYLCCVRTLGLTHPWTSSLFGALLIILFACHIWYLTYVHFDYGYNMAANVLIAFSLMTACIFSM from the exons ATGCTGATCGGAGCACTGACCGTTTGCTGCCTGTTGTTCGTTGTCTGCGGATTGCCCGCTGTCTGCTGCTCCCAGGGGGACCGGGAGCCCTATTACCGCAACTGTGTGTGGCTGTGCGAGCGGCAAAACTGTACCGGCGCCGGGCTCCGGGCCTTCAGCAAACTACAGCCTTTCCACATGAGCGCGACAG gcTGGACCTGTGCTGACGACTGTAAGTACAACTGTATGTGGGCAACAGTGGGACTGTACATTAAAGAAGGACACAACGTGCCTCAGTTTCACGGCAAG TGGCCCTTCTACCGATTCCTCTTTTTCCAGGAGCCTGCCTCAGCTGTTGCCTCCATGCTGAATGGATTGGCCAACTATGTCATGTTGGGCAGGTACCGGGCAGCTGTGCCTTTCGAGTCTCCTATGTACCGTACATGCATCTCCTTCGCCATG GTCACCCTTAATGCCTGGGTTTGGTCCACAGTCTTCCACACGCGTGACACCCTGCTAACTGAG AAAATGGATTACTTCTGTGCTTCATCAGTGGTGCTGTACTCCATCTACCTGTGCTGTGTCCG GACCCTGGGTTTGACTCACCCCTGGACATCCAGTCTTTTTGGGGCCCTACTCATCATATTGTTCGCCTGTCACATCTGGTACCTCACCTATGTGCATTTTGACTATGGGTACAACATGGCTGCCAACGTTTTGATAG ctTTCTCATTGATGACAGCCTGCATCTTCTCAATGTGA
- the LOC121269092 gene encoding post-GPI attachment to proteins factor 3-like isoform X5 → MLIGALTVCCLLFVVCGLPAVCCSQGDREPYYRNCVWLCERQNCTGAGLRAFSKLQPFHMSATGWTCADDCKYNCMWATVGLYIKEGHNVPQFHGKWPFYRFLFFQEPASAVASMLNGLANYVMLGRYRAAVPFESPMYRTCISFAMVTLNAWVWSTVFHTRDTLLTEKMDYFCASSVVLYSIYLCCVRVD, encoded by the exons ATGCTGATCGGAGCACTGACCGTTTGCTGCCTGTTGTTCGTTGTCTGCGGATTGCCCGCTGTCTGCTGCTCCCAGGGGGACCGGGAGCCCTATTACCGCAACTGTGTGTGGCTGTGCGAGCGGCAAAACTGTACCGGCGCCGGGCTCCGGGCCTTCAGCAAACTACAGCCTTTCCACATGAGCGCGACAG gcTGGACCTGTGCTGACGACTGTAAGTACAACTGTATGTGGGCAACAGTGGGACTGTACATTAAAGAAGGACACAACGTGCCTCAGTTTCACGGCAAG TGGCCCTTCTACCGATTCCTCTTTTTCCAGGAGCCTGCCTCAGCTGTTGCCTCCATGCTGAATGGATTGGCCAACTATGTCATGTTGGGCAGGTACCGGGCAGCTGTGCCTTTCGAGTCTCCTATGTACCGTACATGCATCTCCTTCGCCATG GTCACCCTTAATGCCTGGGTTTGGTCCACAGTCTTCCACACGCGTGACACCCTGCTAACTGAG AAAATGGATTACTTCTGTGCTTCATCAGTGGTGCTGTACTCCATCTACCTGTGCTGTGTCCG GGTTGATTAA
- the LOC121269092 gene encoding post-GPI attachment to proteins factor 3-like isoform X3, whose product MLIGALTVCCLLFVVCGLPAVCCSQGDREPYYRNCVWLCERQNCTGAGLRAFSKLQPFHMSATGWTCADDCKYNCMWATVGLYIKEGHNVPQFHGKWPFYRFLFFQEPASAVASMLNGLANYVMLGRYRAAVPFESPMYRTCISFAMVTLNAWVWSTVFHTRDTLLTEKMDYFCASSVVLYSIYLCCVRSRSPTLFGSLFRMCLAHSIC is encoded by the exons ATGCTGATCGGAGCACTGACCGTTTGCTGCCTGTTGTTCGTTGTCTGCGGATTGCCCGCTGTCTGCTGCTCCCAGGGGGACCGGGAGCCCTATTACCGCAACTGTGTGTGGCTGTGCGAGCGGCAAAACTGTACCGGCGCCGGGCTCCGGGCCTTCAGCAAACTACAGCCTTTCCACATGAGCGCGACAG gcTGGACCTGTGCTGACGACTGTAAGTACAACTGTATGTGGGCAACAGTGGGACTGTACATTAAAGAAGGACACAACGTGCCTCAGTTTCACGGCAAG TGGCCCTTCTACCGATTCCTCTTTTTCCAGGAGCCTGCCTCAGCTGTTGCCTCCATGCTGAATGGATTGGCCAACTATGTCATGTTGGGCAGGTACCGGGCAGCTGTGCCTTTCGAGTCTCCTATGTACCGTACATGCATCTCCTTCGCCATG GTCACCCTTAATGCCTGGGTTTGGTCCACAGTCTTCCACACGCGTGACACCCTGCTAACTGAG AAAATGGATTACTTCTGTGCTTCATCAGTGGTGCTGTACTCCATCTACCTGTGCTGTGTCCG CAGCAGAAGCCCAACGCTATTTGGATCTCTCTTTAGGATGTGCCTGGCACACAGTATCTGCTGA